DNA sequence from the Armigeres subalbatus isolate Guangzhou_Male chromosome 1, GZ_Asu_2, whole genome shotgun sequence genome:
TTCACAGATCAAATGTGTTTTATATAACAAGTTATAagcatttagtagtttgtcgataactcattccagaagctgaattccaaaatgtgttgcatgatagacttctagtgcgaaggtctTTCTGACAGGCGCGTCAAGAGATCAGGGTAACGGTGAGATCCAGGACTCCAAGATTCTGTTGTGGGAAGACTTTGTGGGAGTGCAGCTGGCCTCATTCCATGTACCATTGGCTGACGCCAAGAAGATGCTGGGAAAATCTGAACTGAAGGTGTGCTAGTCGGTATGTTTGTTGAACATACGCCACAGGCCTGCTACAGGTGCCTTGGTTATAATCATAAGTCATTCGACTGTATGGGACCCAATCGTAGTAAGCTATGCCATAGGTGTAGAGCAGATGACCATcaagctcgcacctgtcagaCGGCACCGAGGCATCTGATCTGTTCCCCATACACGTCACCAGTGTTCAGGCCTGTTCGGCTTCTAGAAGGGTCCAGATATGCAAGTAACTCACCCAAACTTAAACCACTGCGAGGCAGCACAACTGCTGCTACAGCAGTCGGTTAtagagtgtaaagctgatgttctATTACTGTTCGAACAATACCCcatccctgctggaaacggcagttggattgcggataagTCCAGAACAGTGGCCATCTGGACTTGTGGACTGGACTTGTCTTGTCCTGACGTTTAGGGTTTcattatagcaaaggtaaacggtgtttcCTTTGAAGTTGCTACTGTACTCCACGATGGAATACAGTTTAGTACACTTGGGTGGTCTTAACTGCTTTAAAATCGTTAGcagtagcaggtgacttcaacgcgTGGGCAATTGACTTTGGATCCCGGTTTACTAACAGGCCAAACGTCAACGCTCAGAGTACCGCGCGGTGGGGTTGAGGGGTATACTTCCAGTGACCATCAGGAAGTATGTTTTTTacatctcaagtcccgaactcaagaatatttttgatattgatggaaggaagatgaaaaataGATTATTGTACATTACagtaactttacagatacgtttGAATGAAAATCTTATTTTAAAACAGTACAATTCGCTGCCAATCTCCCATATATACTTTTTTGTTGGTGACTGATGTTGGTGGAAAGTGAGGAACTTTGTAAACCTTAAGAATCACTCaaacaaagaataaaaaaaaaattatgttggtGAAATTAAGTGTATGTGCTTCTGTTGATGAAATATGATGGATGCTTTACTGAACTGCTTAATCATGTCAGCGCTGCAAAAGACAACAAAGATCATCAGCTGCAAGGAATCCTTTCTGCACTAAAATTATATCTTTCCGCTTTCGAATCAAATCGATATTTGTAATCCGAATCAGAACGACACTTTCAATAAAAATAAGTGTTCATTTAATTTTCAGCACCACCATGTTACTCTAACGAAGGACATACTGTGGCTAGCACCGTAAATAACGAATTCTAATCTGAGCCATGatatttcattagaaattcatGATATTCTGCGAGTTTATACGTTTGTGGCATATTAAATACGGTTAATTGCATTCCACTGAAACATGTCCAGCAAAAAAGttcattatttttcaatttctttctACTTCAAACGCAAACTATGCAGTTTGTTTCAGGTCGTATCCAGTGCAACAGGTCGAACTACGCAGTAAACATATCACTTTCACGAAATGGAAGCTTTGGACAAATTCATGCTGTATACGAAATATGTACGGGGTCTTTGCTCAGTGATTGGACTAGACGTATTGGGTGCAGAGTATAAAAAGTCTTTCCGAACATACTTCACCTTCTTTCTGATGGCGCTTTACGTTGTGTTAACCGTGAACTCGCTTATTACGGCTGAAGGAAGTACGGAAGTCTTGATGGCAATGTCATTTGGCGGTTTTTTCTGCCAGTGcttattgaaattgattttcACTATGGCTAACCGAAATCAGTACCAcataaatcataccaatttgaAGGAATCAATCTATTTCAAATATCTTCATGGAACAGAAAGAGAACAAAGTGTTGTTTTAAAAAACGTTACCCAACTACTCCTTTTGGTGAAAGTGACTTCAATGTTGTACTTATCCTCGATTTTCCTTTTCTCGCTTTACCCAGCTTACATGTACTTCTTGAAAGATACCAAGGTTACCATATTCCCTCTTCTGGTACCTGGCATCGATATCTACTCAGCATACGGCTATGGGTTCACCAATATGGTTCACATTTTTCTTGAAGTGTATGGCTTATTTGGCGCTCTTTCCTCTGATACGGCATTCATGATGtttattttccacattttgacgTACACAGACCTCCTACAAATTCATTTCGATTCATTCGCTACCAAACTTCATTCCATCGAAGCCAAGTACAGAACAAAGGATTACGCGGCATTTTGTCGCCGTGAGATGCGTGAACTATATGTCAGTCATAGGGCCATTATTGATTTCCTAACTTCCCTAAAAATGTGCTACGAAAGTATTTGTGTAGTGCAAGTAGCATCTTGCATTGTAACTATTTCATTGAATTTACTTCTCGCATTAATGGTATATACGTTTATATAATTTTGCAGTTCTAGATAATTCCGTATTTTCATCATTTTAGTCTGATTGGTACGCAACGTATGGATTTCTCATTGCATCAGTATTTCAG
Encoded proteins:
- the LOC134207131 gene encoding odorant receptor 10a-like, with protein sequence MEALDKFMLYTKYVRGLCSVIGLDVLGAEYKKSFRTYFTFFLMALYVVLTVNSLITAEGSTEVLMAMSFGGFFCQCLLKLIFTMANRNQYHINHTNLKESIYFKYLHGTEREQSVVLKNVTQLLLLVKVTSMLYLSSIFLFSLYPAYMYFLKDTKVTIFPLLVPGIDIYSAYGYGFTNMVHIFLEVYGLFGALSSDTAFMMFIFHILTYTDLLQIHFDSFATKLHSIEAKYRTKDYAAFCRREMRELYVSHRAIIDFLTSLKMCYESICVVQVASCIVTISLNLLLALMSDWYATYGFLIASVFQLFIYAVLGTLIQLMNERIRILVYDAPWHLLPNSDKRTFQFLLYKTQMPIEMSVRGLGPLNVETFTEIMRMIYSSFTMLYSFIVE